One Spinacia oleracea cultivar Varoflay chromosome 4, BTI_SOV_V1, whole genome shotgun sequence DNA segment encodes these proteins:
- the LOC110778922 gene encoding uncharacterized protein — MENTINPDTKRPYSITMIERLMHDIHFAVDPYNSSKKQALDVIHRLVKKFPIKRSPMRLRLTVGEKNFSTILEKLGTWNGEIVTMDESGTQFSVDDQKMAARLANTMCNSLKGRPALGRIFQGKEPPQFVAIFSLWLC, encoded by the exons ATGGAAAACACCATTAATCCTGACACGAAACGCCCTTACTCGATAACTATGATCGAACGTTTGATGCATGACATCCATTTTGCTGTTGATCCTTATAACAGTTCCAAAAAGCAG GCACTAGATGTTATTCACCGGCTTGTAAAGAAATTTCCCATCAAAAGATCTCCAATGAGACTTCGACTTACTGTTGGTGAGAAGAATTTTTCCACTATATTGGAGAAGCTAGGCACTTGGAATGGTGAGATTGTGACTATGGATGAATCTGGAACTCAATTTTCAGTT GATGACCAGAAGATGGCAGCAAGGTTGGCTAACACAATGTGCAATTCACTTAAAGGAAGACCTGCCCTG GGTCGTATTTTCCAAGGAAAGGAGCCACCTCAATTTGTTGCTATATTTAGCCTATGGTTGTGCTAA